In Persicimonas caeni, a single window of DNA contains:
- a CDS encoding translocation/assembly module TamB domain-containing protein — translation MQLGGLTDEIDVKVLGSHIKIPLIFLVPAAFVVTLYAAVYLYANSGWFLETLTSTLHAQMGGHYRVKELVVDPTLTNVRLYDVEMETPDERPVIAADEIFASINPLVLLSRRLEFDDIDVRGADVRLEFDEEGNFGLMQALGIDLDDQEDEPPEQEGSGLAIDLADVEIVDSRIAFVTPDFRFEIPQIDLPKGSISVEPELLLMNVPSLDLPRIDFVFSREIFGFDEEQGDWTFSVEDGRIRNWRWANDGYNVDKVAFVIEGIDVEAEGQMAFPGGEGPDAPVMTYDATGRMSVPYTSTLAQYFLDDNVHFEMPEFRIAAKGSLNEIDGAAQLYASHVETAGLNFEDVRATLGLANASIDITEASAKVHGGTLEVSQAYFNMFAVRYGGEGRFRGVNPRSLLNDFEVDLPFLDGQMSGAFAVEGGVPLFPEEPKPRDAYALRDFASTKLAHVTVTEDWVLQRNNRELAPADTAVLDRGATTWVDMDRVVIPRARLRLDTDTVLIDDFRFGYEEMVFERGPDGRPIEFSAFLDDVGAWTSHYGLEGVQGPAVARVSVAGPLASPTLTLDVRNRRAPIRLPGASVAADDLRLRVGLDRGRLTIHDANVSTALGNASANGWIDLLLPTPPGSSASDDSDEASVFALRRVQPANLSFSADSVDLSAVAKLAGLGVPVQGTLDASGELTGSLQNPDATLEAAIEQGRVLNQPIPHVRLEGGMRDQKVVVDRFEIDAAGAGMFTASGHYGFDGAYGFELAGRGISFSQVGPLQLLPAAARPQGRARISLHGEGTVDEPNIGGDMQLFEFHVGDRSFGDVAMVVNTVDDTVYLSGAVLPLATLKLEVPLDDKSPFYARIGMEQLDLADAVAELGDSSVVDEAKATGMVELFVEKDFSRYQVLTYLTEFEVRTMGRTIKNRGPLALGLNNGEVFQIQQATIGTGDRYVSLEGAIVLDPLLVDLKVDGQVNLAMLNTLRRALPEVFPSAIVESRGVLGVDASFRGAPDALIADGELSFDNAEVGIRGLSDPIRVGSGKVQLADNRIFVSEKTPLSGSALGGVFNLTGELALEGRKPGRLELSAWSHNMNFRVPETANLTFDTDVKLLARDVFDPSTWLVSGSVDVLDGNFYRDISLFEQEVTGRVIGAFNRRTERYEASIFDQMPELEDIRFDLAVRARDGFEIRNQIDRLGLDLELRIDLRLQDTLAEPYVTGDVDVADGMVSFQGEEFEVRSGTVRFTGEASNPWIDVVAGADIRNRCREDQFAEEFQTDMTLSGDLDDDEEQYYHVILNLQGQADNLDIQFESNPYADQRDILSLLLTGCTVDQLTASSASGPTLEIALGPLLGRIEKEIQDVVKVSEFTIMPGVERTQVRIGDRLTRRLSWNFQLDTGMAETAGGQRSQLEYKLSDRWSAELSGERYEAETNNFLLDLKLKYRLPLD, via the coding sequence ATGCAACTGGGCGGTCTCACAGACGAGATCGACGTCAAAGTGCTGGGCAGCCACATCAAGATCCCGTTGATCTTTTTGGTGCCTGCGGCCTTCGTCGTCACACTGTACGCTGCAGTGTACCTGTATGCCAACTCCGGCTGGTTTCTCGAGACGCTCACCTCGACGTTGCACGCCCAGATGGGCGGCCATTACCGCGTCAAAGAGCTGGTGGTCGACCCGACGCTGACCAACGTGCGCCTGTACGACGTCGAGATGGAGACGCCCGACGAGCGTCCCGTCATCGCCGCCGACGAGATCTTCGCCTCCATCAACCCGCTCGTGTTGCTCTCCAGGCGCCTCGAGTTCGACGACATCGACGTGCGCGGCGCCGACGTGCGCTTGGAGTTCGACGAGGAGGGCAATTTCGGGCTGATGCAGGCGCTGGGCATCGATCTGGACGACCAGGAGGACGAGCCGCCCGAGCAAGAAGGGAGCGGGCTGGCCATCGATCTGGCCGACGTCGAGATCGTCGACTCGAGAATCGCCTTCGTCACGCCCGACTTTCGCTTCGAAATTCCGCAGATCGACCTGCCCAAAGGCTCCATCTCGGTGGAGCCCGAGCTGTTGTTGATGAACGTGCCCAGCCTCGACCTTCCGCGGATCGACTTCGTGTTCAGCCGCGAGATCTTCGGGTTCGATGAGGAGCAGGGCGACTGGACGTTCAGCGTCGAGGACGGCCGCATTCGCAACTGGCGGTGGGCCAACGACGGCTACAACGTCGACAAGGTCGCGTTTGTCATCGAGGGGATCGACGTGGAGGCCGAAGGGCAGATGGCGTTTCCCGGCGGGGAGGGGCCCGATGCGCCGGTGATGACCTACGACGCCACCGGACGCATGAGCGTGCCGTACACGAGCACCCTGGCGCAGTACTTTTTGGACGACAACGTCCACTTCGAGATGCCCGAGTTTCGCATCGCGGCCAAAGGCAGCCTCAACGAGATCGACGGCGCCGCGCAGTTGTACGCGAGCCACGTGGAGACCGCCGGGCTCAACTTCGAGGATGTGCGCGCCACGCTGGGTCTGGCCAATGCCTCCATCGATATCACCGAGGCGAGCGCGAAGGTCCACGGCGGCACGCTCGAAGTGTCGCAGGCCTACTTCAACATGTTCGCGGTGCGCTACGGCGGGGAGGGGCGCTTTCGGGGCGTCAACCCGCGCTCGCTGCTCAACGACTTCGAGGTCGACCTTCCGTTTCTGGACGGGCAGATGTCCGGGGCGTTCGCCGTGGAAGGGGGCGTGCCGCTCTTTCCCGAGGAGCCCAAGCCGCGCGACGCCTATGCGCTGCGCGATTTCGCCAGCACCAAGCTCGCCCACGTGACGGTCACCGAGGACTGGGTGCTGCAGCGAAATAACCGAGAGCTCGCCCCGGCCGACACGGCCGTGCTCGACAGGGGCGCGACGACCTGGGTCGACATGGACCGCGTGGTCATCCCGCGCGCCCGGCTTCGCCTCGACACCGACACCGTGCTCATCGACGATTTCCGGTTCGGCTACGAGGAGATGGTCTTCGAGCGCGGCCCCGACGGGCGGCCCATCGAGTTCTCGGCGTTTCTCGACGACGTGGGCGCGTGGACCTCGCACTACGGGCTCGAGGGCGTCCAGGGACCTGCCGTCGCCCGCGTGAGCGTCGCCGGCCCCTTGGCCTCGCCGACGCTGACGCTCGACGTGCGCAATCGCCGCGCGCCGATTCGCCTGCCCGGCGCGTCGGTCGCCGCCGACGACCTGAGACTGCGCGTAGGGCTCGACCGAGGCCGGCTCACCATCCACGACGCGAACGTGTCGACGGCGCTCGGCAACGCGTCCGCCAACGGCTGGATTGACCTGCTCTTGCCCACGCCGCCTGGTTCGAGCGCTTCGGACGACTCCGACGAGGCGTCGGTCTTCGCGCTTCGGCGCGTGCAGCCGGCGAACCTGTCGTTTTCGGCCGACTCGGTCGACCTGAGCGCCGTCGCCAAACTCGCCGGCCTGGGCGTGCCCGTGCAGGGCACCCTCGACGCCTCGGGCGAGCTCACCGGCAGCCTGCAGAACCCCGACGCCACGCTCGAAGCGGCCATCGAGCAGGGGCGAGTGCTCAACCAGCCCATCCCTCACGTTCGCCTCGAGGGGGGCATGCGCGACCAAAAGGTCGTCGTCGATCGCTTCGAGATCGACGCCGCCGGCGCGGGCATGTTCACCGCCAGCGGCCATTATGGCTTCGACGGCGCCTACGGGTTCGAGCTTGCGGGCAGGGGCATCAGCTTCTCGCAGGTGGGGCCGCTCCAGCTCTTACCGGCGGCGGCGCGTCCGCAGGGCCGCGCGCGCATCTCGCTGCACGGCGAAGGCACCGTCGACGAGCCCAACATCGGCGGCGACATGCAGCTGTTCGAGTTCCACGTGGGCGACCGCAGCTTTGGCGACGTGGCGATGGTGGTCAACACGGTCGACGACACGGTCTATCTGTCCGGAGCAGTGCTGCCCCTGGCCACGCTCAAGCTCGAGGTGCCGCTCGACGACAAGTCGCCGTTTTACGCGCGCATCGGCATGGAGCAGCTCGACCTGGCCGACGCGGTCGCCGAGCTGGGCGACAGCTCGGTGGTCGATGAGGCGAAGGCGACCGGCATGGTCGAGCTCTTCGTCGAAAAGGACTTCTCGCGCTACCAGGTGCTCACCTACCTGACCGAGTTCGAGGTACGCACGATGGGCCGCACCATCAAAAACCGCGGGCCCCTCGCCCTGGGACTAAACAACGGCGAGGTCTTCCAGATCCAGCAGGCGACCATCGGCACCGGCGACCGGTACGTGAGCCTCGAGGGGGCGATCGTGCTCGACCCGCTGCTGGTCGACCTCAAGGTCGACGGGCAAGTGAATCTGGCGATGCTCAATACGCTGCGCCGCGCGCTGCCGGAGGTCTTTCCGTCCGCGATCGTCGAGTCGCGCGGGGTGCTCGGCGTCGACGCGAGCTTTCGCGGCGCGCCCGACGCGCTCATCGCCGACGGCGAGCTCAGCTTCGACAACGCCGAGGTGGGGATTCGCGGGCTCTCCGACCCGATTCGGGTGGGCTCGGGCAAGGTCCAGCTCGCCGACAACCGCATCTTCGTCTCCGAGAAGACGCCGCTCAGCGGCAGCGCGTTGGGAGGCGTCTTCAACCTGACCGGCGAGCTGGCCCTCGAGGGGCGAAAGCCGGGCCGCCTCGAGCTGAGCGCGTGGAGTCACAACATGAACTTCCGCGTGCCCGAGACCGCCAACCTGACCTTCGACACCGACGTCAAGCTCCTGGCGCGCGACGTCTTCGACCCGTCGACCTGGCTGGTGAGCGGCAGCGTCGACGTGCTCGACGGCAACTTCTACCGCGATATCAGCCTGTTCGAGCAGGAGGTCACCGGCCGGGTCATCGGCGCATTCAACCGGCGCACCGAGCGCTACGAGGCGAGCATCTTCGACCAGATGCCCGAGCTCGAGGATATCCGCTTCGACCTGGCCGTGCGCGCCCGAGACGGCTTCGAGATTCGCAACCAGATCGATCGGCTGGGCCTCGATCTCGAGCTTCGTATCGACCTTCGCCTGCAGGACACGCTCGCCGAGCCCTACGTCACCGGCGACGTCGACGTCGCCGACGGGATGGTCAGCTTCCAGGGCGAGGAGTTCGAGGTGCGCTCGGGCACGGTGCGCTTTACCGGGGAGGCGTCGAACCCCTGGATCGACGTGGTCGCCGGCGCCGATATCCGCAACCGGTGTCGCGAGGACCAGTTCGCCGAGGAGTTCCAGACCGACATGACCCTGTCGGGCGATCTCGACGACGACGAGGAGCAGTACTACCACGTCATCCTCAACCTGCAGGGGCAGGCCGACAACCTCGACATCCAGTTCGAGAGCAACCCGTACGCCGACCAGCGCGACATTCTGAGCCTGCTGCTCACCGGCTGTACGGTCGACCAGTTGACCGCCTCGAGCGCGAGTGGGCCGACTTTGGAGATCGCGCTCGGCCCGCTGTTGGGGCGCATCGAGAAGGAGATTCAGGACGTGGTCAAGGTCAGCGA
- a CDS encoding DUF7151 family protein: protein MKYLKLSSIAVLVVSCALSATACSGADGDQGEAGLPLTSRTSTVEPGDECAAGGILIEMGVDTDGDGAIGDDEVTDTTTVCHGTDGEDGEDGAAGADGQDGADGQDGADGSNSLVNVTEEAAGDECIAGGYKVETGLDNGDGDETADDGVLGAGEVDSTTYVCNGADGADGADGADGQAGQDGANGADGFDALVSTSVEAAGANCANGGTKVDSGLDNGDGGGTARDGVLQADEIDQTEYVCNGVDGQDGQDGTNGQDGADGTNGQDGADALVQQSAAGATCPDGGVKIESGTDADGDGVLDTGEVSHTEYVCNGASGSSSTLVDANGTTLGDVLSVGPWGINIRTSGGYLVSLDWNGVPTNEQLSVTYSGSSCTGTPYIFSLPYDGTPEQLLADTAVYVPAKGSYVSPTGSGSVISASGPYASYYDPGSSTCTNASFSGYQWTATAVSTATVGLDPAAIQAPVSIQ, encoded by the coding sequence ATGAAGTATCTCAAGCTAAGCTCGATCGCCGTTCTTGTCGTCTCCTGCGCCCTGTCGGCCACCGCCTGTAGCGGGGCTGACGGCGACCAGGGCGAAGCCGGACTTCCCCTCACCTCGCGCACATCGACCGTCGAGCCCGGCGACGAATGCGCCGCCGGCGGCATCCTCATCGAGATGGGTGTGGACACCGACGGCGACGGCGCCATCGGCGACGACGAAGTCACCGACACCACCACCGTGTGCCACGGCACAGACGGCGAAGATGGCGAAGACGGCGCTGCGGGTGCCGACGGCCAAGACGGCGCAGACGGCCAAGACGGTGCCGACGGCTCCAACTCGCTGGTCAACGTGACCGAAGAGGCCGCAGGCGACGAGTGCATCGCCGGCGGCTACAAGGTCGAGACCGGCCTGGACAACGGCGACGGCGACGAGACCGCCGACGACGGCGTGCTCGGCGCAGGCGAGGTCGACTCGACCACCTACGTGTGCAACGGCGCGGACGGTGCTGACGGTGCTGACGGCGCCGACGGGCAGGCCGGCCAGGACGGCGCGAACGGCGCCGACGGCTTCGACGCTCTCGTGTCGACCTCGGTCGAGGCAGCCGGAGCCAACTGCGCGAACGGCGGCACCAAGGTCGACAGCGGCCTCGACAACGGCGACGGCGGCGGCACCGCGCGCGACGGCGTGCTGCAGGCCGACGAGATCGACCAGACCGAGTACGTCTGCAACGGCGTCGACGGTCAAGACGGCCAGGACGGCACCAACGGCCAAGACGGTGCGGACGGCACCAACGGCCAAGACGGCGCTGACGCGCTGGTCCAGCAGAGCGCAGCCGGCGCGACCTGCCCCGACGGCGGCGTCAAGATCGAGAGCGGCACCGACGCCGACGGAGACGGCGTGCTCGACACAGGCGAGGTCAGCCACACCGAGTACGTGTGCAACGGCGCCAGTGGCTCCAGCTCGACGCTGGTCGACGCCAACGGCACCACGCTCGGCGACGTGCTCAGCGTCGGCCCCTGGGGCATCAATATCCGCACCTCCGGCGGCTACCTGGTCAGCCTCGACTGGAACGGCGTGCCCACTAACGAGCAACTATCGGTAACCTACAGCGGCAGCAGCTGCACCGGCACGCCCTACATCTTCTCGCTGCCCTACGACGGCACCCCCGAGCAACTGCTCGCCGACACTGCCGTCTACGTGCCGGCCAAAGGCTCGTACGTCTCGCCGACAGGCTCCGGCTCGGTGATCAGCGCCAGCGGACCGTACGCCTCGTACTACGATCCGGGCTCGAGCACCTGCACGAACGCCTCGTTCTCGGGTTACCAATGGACCGCCACCGCGGTCTCGACGGCCACTGTCGGCCTCGACCCGGCCGCCATTCAAGCGCCCGTAAGCATCCAATAA
- a CDS encoding metallophosphoesterase family protein, translating to MKNSPDKEEAPRALVRRPDRHTRALGFIAHCTDSVQCAIFPSLRRTIWLGLFIFVGIFLVASAGLLTGCSDAQLAGTAEQRDLGHTVLQRGLEFRLSPGTITGDTETSVEARASAPLPTFSLSSGPSEFDSVSVTLTNVHRHARVRVAQITALDSGEMLGCPTNAERLPITCESAETDPACAAPTLERPETQRSEFELELSQPSCTRVSYNVELSGQPDMPDQPEVPDQPEIPDQQDDAPAPLRFAVLGRTASLDELRRALDRATADDPDLVVLLGDNAENASLNGLRELELVLRRADYPAVVIPGEGEIVEGSRQPFLETFGPFDYRFGLKDVHMLAFYSAEGALGQDGATRLQSTLQRLGTERPRLLFTHTPPIDPVGPRDQGFESQIEGARTLSILTDAGVDALFVGHINDAHSGTINGVQTHLTSVERAGEYLWVEVDAGEVDVERRKL from the coding sequence ATGAAAAATAGCCCCGACAAAGAAGAAGCACCACGCGCCCTTGTGCGCCGACCCGACCGGCACACGCGAGCACTAGGTTTTATAGCACACTGCACCGACAGCGTTCAGTGCGCAATCTTTCCGTCGCTTAGACGTACTATCTGGCTGGGGTTATTCATCTTTGTCGGCATCTTTCTCGTCGCGTCGGCCGGCCTGCTGACCGGCTGCTCGGACGCCCAACTCGCCGGCACCGCCGAGCAGCGCGATCTGGGGCACACCGTGCTGCAGCGCGGCCTCGAGTTTCGGCTCTCGCCGGGCACGATCACCGGCGACACCGAAACCTCGGTCGAAGCGCGCGCCTCCGCCCCGCTGCCCACCTTCAGCCTGAGCAGCGGCCCGAGCGAGTTCGACTCGGTGTCGGTGACGCTGACCAACGTCCACCGCCATGCCCGCGTCCGCGTCGCCCAGATCACCGCACTCGACTCGGGCGAGATGCTCGGCTGCCCGACCAACGCCGAGAGGCTGCCGATCACCTGTGAGAGCGCCGAGACCGACCCGGCCTGCGCGGCGCCGACGCTCGAGCGACCCGAGACCCAGCGATCGGAGTTCGAGCTCGAGCTCAGCCAACCGAGCTGCACGCGCGTCAGCTACAACGTGGAGCTGTCTGGCCAACCCGACATGCCCGACCAGCCCGAAGTCCCCGACCAGCCCGAAATCCCCGACCAACAAGACGACGCTCCGGCGCCGCTTCGCTTCGCCGTGCTCGGGCGCACCGCCTCCCTCGACGAGCTTCGCCGCGCGCTCGATCGGGCGACCGCCGACGACCCCGACCTCGTGGTCCTCCTGGGCGACAACGCCGAAAACGCCAGCCTCAACGGGCTTCGCGAGCTCGAGCTCGTGCTCCGCCGTGCCGACTATCCGGCCGTGGTCATCCCCGGCGAAGGCGAAATCGTCGAGGGCTCGCGCCAGCCCTTTTTGGAGACCTTCGGCCCCTTCGACTACCGGTTCGGCCTCAAAGACGTCCATATGCTCGCCTTCTACTCCGCCGAGGGCGCGCTCGGCCAAGACGGCGCCACGCGCCTGCAGAGCACCCTGCAGCGATTGGGCACCGAACGCCCGCGCCTGCTCTTCACCCACACTCCGCCCATCGATCCGGTCGGCCCGCGCGACCAGGGCTTCGAGAGCCAAATCGAGGGCGCACGCACGCTATCCATCCTCACCGACGCCGGCGTCGACGCGTTGTTCGTCGGCCACATCAATGACGCCCACTCGGGCACCATCAACGGCGTGCAGACGCACCTGACCAGCGTCGAGCGCGCAGGCGAGTACCTGTGGGTGGAAGTCGACGCGGGCGAGGTCGACGTGGAACGCCGTAAGCTTTAA